GTGTCAGGGCTGACGTATTGCGGGAAGCCAGTAAACTCCACATCCCGGTCATTGCTACGAACGATAAGATCATGTATGGTCTGCCGAACAGGAGCAAGGACGAGGTCGATGCCATCATCCAGGACCTTGTGTCAGGTGACCAGCCCGGTGCCCTGCTGTTCGATTATGCTAAAGTGGGCAAACTGGCACCGGAACTTGCATTGAAGATGGCTCCTATCCGCAAAGAGATGGGCATCACTGCCCTGCCTGACGATGAAGAATTTAAGAAACTGACATCAAGCTGCAGCCAGTGCGGTGCATGCGTCATCGGCTGCCCTCAGGGACTTGATATTGACAAAGCCATGGAAGCTGCAGCAGGAGGAGACCTGACACTGTTCGAGGAATTGCATGATAGGTGTATCGGGTGCGGACGTTGTGATTTCGAGTGTCCGAAGGGCATACCTATACTGAATGTCATAGAAAAAGCATCGCAAAGGGTCATCCGTGAAGAGAAAGGGAAGGTCAGGATCGGCAGGGGCCAGGTAGGCGACCCCGAGATACGGGAAGAGGGGGTCAATCTTGTGCTCGGGACCACTCCTGGCGTTATTGCCATTGTCGGTTGTCCCAACTACCCGGACGGCAGCCGTGACATATATGAAATTGCCGAAGAGATGCTGAAGCGAAGTTATATTGTCGTCACATCAGGCTGCTGTGCCATGGATATTGGCATGCATAAAGATGATGAAGGCAAGACCCTGTATGAACGTTACGCAGGCCGGTTCCTTAAAGGAAACCTGCTCAACACAGGCTCTTGCGTTTCAAACGCCCATATATCAGCAACCACCATCAAAGTGGCGTCCATATTTGCCAGGCGCGAAATTAACGGCAACTGGGAAGAAATCGCTGATTATGTGCTTAACCGGATAGGAGCTGTTGGCCTGGCCTGGGGTGCATATTCACAAAAAGCACTTACGATAGGGACCGGTTGCAACAGGTTAGGTATACCTGTTGTATTAGGACCCCATGGACCAAAATACCGGCGTGCATACCTGGGCAAGCCTTATAACAGGGATAAGTGGAACGTAATGGATGCCAGGGATGGTTCAGTACAAAATATCGAACCCGTACCCGAACATCTCCTGATATCGGCAGAAACAAAAGCAGAAGTCCTGCCTATGCTGGCAAAACTCTGTTTCAGGCCGAGCGATAATAACCTGGGACGAATGATCAAGCTGACCCATTACATTGAACTGAGCGAGAAATACTTAGGTCAATTACCTGATGACTGGTACATATATGTAAGGAGCGAGGCCGACCTGCCACTGGCAAAGAGGGAAGAATTGCTCAAAAAACTGGAAGCTGAACAGGGATGGAAGATTGACTGGAACAAGAAGAAAGTGCTTGAAGGACCTGTCAGGAAGGTTGATGTATCCTTCCAGCCCACTAATGTACCCAGGCTGTGTAAGGAGGCGAGCAAATAATGGCGGCTATTGAACTGGACACGACAAAAAATGCGGTGCCTTTCGACAGGGCAAATATTCCCGGCCCGAAAATGGCAAAAGCCATAAAAGCAGATCTGGCCGGTAAACTTATCTCAAAGGCCAGGCGCCCGCTGCTCATTGTAGGGACTGCGGGTGCTGATGATGGTGTCATTCTTGTGGTAAAACGCATGGCTGAAAAAGGCATTCCAGTGGCTGCTACGGGAAACAGTATCAAGCGGTTGAAAGAGGAAGGCATTGATGCCACCTATGTGAACCTGCACGCACTGGTCTCATACCTGAAAGACCCTGGCTGGAAAGGCTTTGATGGTAAAGGAGGCTATGATACAACCATATTCCTCGGGCATACGTACTACTACGCCAGCCAGTTGATGTCCACCCTGAAGAATTTTACAAAAATCAAGATAATCTCTATTGACAGGCACTATCATCCGAATGCCCAGCAATCCTTCGGTAACCTTAAACCGGATGATTTTTTAAAGACACTGGACATGGTTGTAGCAGAATTATAATGAATTACTGGCAAGAATGATCTAGTAAATACAAAAAATCGTGAGGATAGATAATGGCAGATGAATTCCCGTTTGAGATATCCCCTATGTTCGAAGGGGAAAGGGTCCGTAAGGATGATATGTATGTTGAACTGGCTGGTCCGAAATCCAAAGGATTCGAACTGGTAAAAGCAGTAGGAATGGATGAGATAGAAGAAGGTAAATTCACGCTTATCGGGCCTGACATCTCTGAAATGGAAGAGAGTGGACGTTATCCACTGGCTATGATCTACCGCGTCGCAGGCGAACTGGTCGAGCCTGACCTTGAGGCTATTGTCGAGAGGCGAAACCATGATTTCCAGAATTACATCCAGGGTGTCATGCACCTGAACCAGCGGTATGATGTGTGGATCCGTATCAATAAGGATGCCATTGCAAAAGGTCTTAATTCCTTTGAACAGATCGCCAGGGCTACCATGATGCTGTTCAAGAATGAACTGACGTTTATTGAGAAGATAGAAGCCACCTACATCACCGACCTGGAGAAGGTAGAGGAAGAACTGGCGAAGGCAATGGTGAGATATAGTGCCAGGGACGACCGGACACGCAACCTGCATGATGAAGATGTTGATGAGTTCTATGGTTGTTCTCTGTGCCAGAGCTTTGCACCCACCAGTGTATGTGTGATATCCCCTGACCGTATTGCATTGTGCGGAGCTATCAACTGGTTTGACGGGCGGGCGGCTGCAAAAGTGGACCCCGAAGGGCCGCAGTTCGCTATCGAGAAGGGTGAATGCCTGGATGAATTAAGTGGAGAATATTCCGGTGTCAATGAAGTTGCCCAGAAACTCTCTGGCGGCGAGTATAACAGGATAAAGATACACAGTTTCTTTGAGTTCCCGCACACTTCATGCGGCTGCTTTGAAGTGGTCGGGTTCTTCATTCCGGAAGTGGATGGTATCGGCTGGGTCGACAGGGACTTTACCGGTAATGCTCCCAACGGACTGGCATTCAGTACCATGGCAGGCCAGACCGGCGGCGGTAAGCAGGTCATGGGATTTTTGGGTGTGGGTGTTAATTATTTCCGTTCGCCCAAGTTCATACAGGCTGACGGCGGTTGGGAACGGGTGGTCTGGATGCCAAAAAATCTCAAGGACAAGGTGCTTGCAGATATCCCTGCAGATATTGTTGACAAGGTGGCAACAGAAGAAGATGCCCAGGATATTGATACGCTGAAGAAGTTCCTTACTGAAAAAGGACATCCTATCATTGAAAGATGGACCCCTGAGGAAGAAGAACCTGTTGAAGACGAG
This DNA window, taken from ANME-2 cluster archaeon, encodes the following:
- the cdhA gene encoding CO dehydrogenase/acetyl-CoA synthase complex subunit alpha produces the protein MAIKKGRFTIENLENVQINIGSIVSSGEAETPEGPTPAPEIHDLRDWDMKLLDRYEPVYSPVCDMCCYCTYGKCDLTGNKEGACGIDMEAHQAREAMLKGLTGTAAHSAHGRHLLNNLIKRFGADYPIDVGPSNLKAPLTQTIMGIKPETIGDFIPVLDYIEEQITQLLATAHTGQEGSSRDFESKALHAGMLDHLGMEVSDIIQISCLGMPKSQEDAPLVDIGMGSIDSSKPVLLCIGHNVAAVTYIMDYVEEHDLFDKIELAGLCCTAHDMTRYNKNAKIVGPMSKQLKYIRSGIPDVIVVDEQCVRADVLREASKLHIPVIATNDKIMYGLPNRSKDEVDAIIQDLVSGDQPGALLFDYAKVGKLAPELALKMAPIRKEMGITALPDDEEFKKLTSSCSQCGACVIGCPQGLDIDKAMEAAAGGDLTLFEELHDRCIGCGRCDFECPKGIPILNVIEKASQRVIREEKGKVRIGRGQVGDPEIREEGVNLVLGTTPGVIAIVGCPNYPDGSRDIYEIAEEMLKRSYIVVTSGCCAMDIGMHKDDEGKTLYERYAGRFLKGNLLNTGSCVSNAHISATTIKVASIFARREINGNWEEIADYVLNRIGAVGLAWGAYSQKALTIGTGCNRLGIPVVLGPHGPKYRRAYLGKPYNRDKWNVMDARDGSVQNIEPVPEHLLISAETKAEVLPMLAKLCFRPSDNNLGRMIKLTHYIELSEKYLGQLPDDWYIYVRSEADLPLAKREELLKKLEAEQGWKIDWNKKKVLEGPVRKVDVSFQPTNVPRLCKEASK
- the cdhB gene encoding CO dehydrogenase/acetyl-CoA synthase complex subunit epsilon: MAAIELDTTKNAVPFDRANIPGPKMAKAIKADLAGKLISKARRPLLIVGTAGADDGVILVVKRMAEKGIPVAATGNSIKRLKEEGIDATYVNLHALVSYLKDPGWKGFDGKGGYDTTIFLGHTYYYASQLMSTLKNFTKIKIISIDRHYHPNAQQSFGNLKPDDFLKTLDMVVAEL
- the cdhC gene encoding CO dehydrogenase/CO-methylating acetyl-CoA synthase complex subunit beta; this encodes MADEFPFEISPMFEGERVRKDDMYVELAGPKSKGFELVKAVGMDEIEEGKFTLIGPDISEMEESGRYPLAMIYRVAGELVEPDLEAIVERRNHDFQNYIQGVMHLNQRYDVWIRINKDAIAKGLNSFEQIARATMMLFKNELTFIEKIEATYITDLEKVEEELAKAMVRYSARDDRTRNLHDEDVDEFYGCSLCQSFAPTSVCVISPDRIALCGAINWFDGRAAAKVDPEGPQFAIEKGECLDELSGEYSGVNEVAQKLSGGEYNRIKIHSFFEFPHTSCGCFEVVGFFIPEVDGIGWVDRDFTGNAPNGLAFSTMAGQTGGGKQVMGFLGVGVNYFRSPKFIQADGGWERVVWMPKNLKDKVLADIPADIVDKVATEEDAQDIDTLKKFLTEKGHPIIERWTPEEEEPVEDESVAKTGAFGMPQLGLPAFNPAMLQNLPPMTGGSSGGVKVTLKNAKVTIDRIILSNKE